Within Salmo trutta chromosome 30, fSalTru1.1, whole genome shotgun sequence, the genomic segment ACAATGAATGGAACAACCGGCCGTAGCGAATGCTTTTTTTTGTTTCTTGCTTAGTCACTGTAGCATTGGCAGACTTCACCTTTCCCAAATTGGAGTGTGTTTTGAGTTATAACACAGAACAGGTGTCCACCTCAATGCGAATTCATAGCTTACACTTCGGTTTTAGTTCTTCCATTGcctattattttgtttttcttttggTGTATTTGTGAACCTAAAAGCCTCACTAAAGACACAGCTGACCACTCTAGGACATTTAACCACCCCTTTATGAGAGTCACTACACCAATCAAATAATGGTTGACACATCCCTCATCCCATAGCACTTTCATATCTCCTGTCATCTTTTCCATCCCTCctctcattttagtcatttagcagacgctcttatccagagccacttacagtagtgaatgcatacatttcaaaaaatttttcccccgtactggtcccccgtgggaatcgaacccacaaccctggcgttgcaaacaccatgctctaccaactgagccacacgggacctctaGCCCTTGTCTTTTACGCTAGTGTTGTATTTCAAGCCATTGTTTTCCAGCCATTTAATTGTGCGTTTGCCCCCTTTCATCCACCGAGGGGTCTGGAATAGCGTTCTCTCAGTGGCCTGTTTTCAATTTCTCCCCGCCTTGATGATGATGAATGACGGGAGCCAGCAGCTCAATGTTTTCAATCTCTCCATCTGGTTCTCACCTCTCCAAGATTTCCCATAAAATGACTCCTGTTCACCACGTAGCCTGTTCTATTCCATCACTTTGGTGTAGTAGATTTCTGGGGCCATTGCATTATACACTTAAGTCGGGAAATTTTGAAGATATTTTCCCATTTCTTGTCACCTTCCCTACtcccaaatatatatttttaaattcagtaACTCAGTTGCTGGTTGTTGGTGGGCCTAGCaatgaaaccttgattttggcATTTGTAAGCCAAAAGTAATCTCAGTTGTCGCGTCAGACCATATGGGTCTTCATTTATTTAGCATTAAGGCATTGCAAATATGTGGAAGTTATTTACCGACATGGAAACGATTATCCACGTTGTCCTAGGAATTAAAGGTGACTTTGATGCTCCACATCCGCCCAGATGCGGGGGCTATACACTATTAAGTCTTTTGCAGACTGTACGTCGGATTCAGTCTTTTACGATTATTACATCACACTGTGCGGTGTTACCCAATTAAAATCTTGATATCAACCTGGCCAGATTGTACCATTTGCTACAGTTCTGTCACATTCTGTAAACTTTTGTCTGGGACGGGAAAATCGTGGCATAAAACTGCTAAAATCGTATGGTATGTGGGGGGCTTAAGGCATGAGGGATTTTGAGTCGGCAAAAATTATTTACGCGCCTCGATCTGGGGTTAATCCACTAGTCTAGACCATTACTTACCATTAGGTAAGCCTAAGGCCCTGCTCAAATACTTAAAAATGAgtccttcctttccttccttcttaCCCTTTTCAAAAGAGCCTACGTCTTTTTCCTTGTCGCCTTTGCTGTCTGGTAGCTGATCACTCCGCTCAATAAATTAATACAATTTGAGGATTAAAGCAATTTTATTTTGATGGAAGTCAGTTGAGGTCATTGGGTTCTCACATTCCAGATGATTTTATAACATTTACTTGTTGAATTATAGGTTTTCATGGTACTGCAACAAGTTATATTATTACCCACCAACACTTTTTTATCTCTGaatgaagcatatcaacatagaACCAATGGTGGAGATACTGGTGTGTTGGTTCAACACTAAATGCTTTCCAACCGATACTGATGCAGGTTTGATGTGTCTATCCCTTGGCACTTGATGAAACACATGCTATTCTGTGAAGTCTTTTGTTGATTTGCCATGTAAATAAGCTCTTGCTGCTTATGCATTACTTATTGCCACTAAATGCTAGCGGAGTGCAATGCTTGACATCATCCATATGCAATATGCCTACACTCTGAAATGTTGTCTTGACAGTAAAAGCACTTACTATCATTTAGGCTTTCCGGccttatactgtatattattttgttttttacaCTTTATGAATACATAGGCCTAGTTTCTGCTAAGCTGCATCTGTAGGagtcaaatgtttttatttgactTCATATTGATTTAGTAATTTCCTTAATTTGACTTTTAAGATACTTTgaattttttgtcatttagcagacactcttatacagACTTGTAGTATTGATTGCATACATttacatactggtcccccgtggtaatcaaacccacaaccctggcgttacaagcaccatgctctaccaactgagctacacgggacctaGAGATTGGTCTCTTTGCTGGCGCTGAAAAAGTGGCACTAAAACAAATTCTCCTTCAGTACTTCACGATATCTTGATATACTGTAAATAGCTGAGGCTTTGGCAGAACCCTTTCAGAAAGTTAGGCTACCCTGTAAATGAACTATAAAATGTCCCCGGCAGACCTCGCAGTGAATGGCTGGAAGAAATGAAGCGTGTCAGCCATTAGCACATGGGCATTCCAAATACACATCCACATCCGAGAGGTTACACCAGGCCACAGGGTTCCTAGATTAATGAGGATTGGAACCTCACATTCTCCTTGGGACCCCAAGCTTCACTCCGCTGCTTCTGGTGGAAACCTTTTTGGACTGGTGGAGAAACAAGCTCCGCAGATACAATAGAATGGCTCTGTAATTTGACATCAATCCTAAATTATTCTCAGCATTGATCACTGTCCCTAAGCTCCCAAGGACTTACTTTTAAGAATATCGCTCATCTGCCACAAATGGAAGCACCCACTATTTATTTGGAATCTCCTCTATCCTGCCCTTGGCACCTGTTTTAAAGGACATACACAGACAGTGTACCCAGCTTAAGGTATGCCATGGGCACACTGCCTCACCTCTTACATTAACGTGCCATTTCAGTGGTAGTTGCAAAGTCATTGTTTTTGAATGTGGTAAAGACCTGTCAGAGTGGCTGTAGAAGCCATTGACATGATGATGGGCAATCGtgggaaacgtgtgtgtgtgtgtgtgggtgtgtgtggtcttGTTCCCTGGAGTTTGGCTATGTGACCTTTGCCCAGTGGCATGAATGTCAGTGTGACCTGTGAGTCAGAGCTCAGTGGTGGCTGAAGGCATGGTTATTGGTTGATCAGAGACACGAGGGTGATCAACTGGTAGCTTCTCAAACCTACTAACCATTGTCCTTGCCCTTGGTGCTGAAGTTGGTGTTGTTGTGGTAGCGCAGAGAGTCCCCAGCATTTCCACTGTAGTTGGCGATGAAGAGTTTGTAGCTGTTCAACTCATTTTTCACTGTGAAGTAACTGTACTCTGCATAGCGGGTCTGGCCTTCCCAGTCCTGGAGAACAGGCAAAAGAAACACTACATGATTTAGATATTTGCTGCACATCTTGTGGTAAAACTATGCAACTGAGAATATTGAACTACGGTTCTAACTTTTGGTGGAGCAAGAGGTTTACCACTTGACCATGAGTTTTCTTTTTACTGTGTTTGTATCTTTAGTCTCCTGGCCCTGGATAAACCCTCCAAGTTAGGCTACCCTATCTGGTCCTTTGTACCTCCATCTCTATCCTTAGTATGCTGGGCTGCCTTGTCAGACGGAAGATGTTTTCATTGCCTAGCCAGAAGTCTCCGCGGATGTTGCCAAAGCCATTTTTGTACTGCTTCCAGTCGCGGTTGAAGGAGGTCAGGCCCACCTTGCGTCTCTGGATAAGCGTCCAGCCACCACCATTGCTCTCCATGTCACAGAAGAcctgcattcaagacactatccgaagggtgacgaagggttactcgcccggcgcgtttcgtgacaaaacatttctaaatattccattaccatacttcgaagcatgtcaaccgctgtttaaaatccatttttatgcgatttttctcgcaaaaaagcgataatattccgaccgggaaaccctgttttcgttcaaagacgaaaaaataaaaacatggtgtcggctcgtgcacgcgcccccagtctcattgttctctgatcgaccactatccaaatgcgctactgtttttcagcctgggacaccagagtcatcattcaccgttctgccgccttctgagagcctatgggagccgtaggaagtgtcacgttacagcagagatcctcagttttcaataaagagagtatagaaggccaagaaatggtcagagagggcacttcctgaaaggaatcttctcaggttttggcctgccatatgagttctgttatactcacagacaccattcaaacagttttagaaactttagggtgttttctatccaaatcaaacaatcatatgcatattctagtttctgggcagtagtaataaccagattaaatcgggtacgtttttttatccggccgtgcaaatactgccccctaccctagagaggttaagctttAGCCCCCCCCATCTCGTTTAGCTCTCAGAGCcttcagagcgcacacttgacactctggccgatgatttgtttacctctggataacatgaaaacagcctaaccagctcagctggcaacaatttcattatgctttttttgccaatgtttactgacaccggccatattcaacgggtgttgtagactttagcttaagacatgtagctagctagctagctaggtagcaatgaacctagctaggtaaacaatgtgtaagatcacacacatcacttaacgttagctaacgagccgcccagttaacattagctagttaaacgACAATGAACATGGTGCCAAATCATGtctttactaccctgcatgaatctgctggtagctaaccaaccaggttcaatgttagctagctaacattaggctctaactagaacagAAAACAGCTCTGGGATACAAATAATaacatcagctagggagccagccagctaatgttagctaacagtacattttagcttgaaatgaaaccactttctgtcaaaatgagGAGCgtgtatctgaaaatgtagctagctaacgctagactatcttacctgtatacatcatcatgcatgatggacacgtctccctgtcaggaatgctataccacggttgcccttagtttgaagatgtaatccagagacaggtgttttctccatctctttagctgtcatactcgatcctccagaaagtggagagcaacacttatgcagctccactacacaatacatttttttttaaagtcgcGTTCGACAGGAtgaccaacacagactgaccggctcaaatagacagaagccttcgaTATGGCAGACCtatccgaactcctctctcggcatgtggCTTAACCAATAAGGCTTGTAATATAactattttattcatatttacagatgacatacaagtttgttattaaggcacataaaagttcacgtgttccagaaggcatttctggcaAAAAAACACAAATGGCTCCTctgtgaagttgtgacttgcGACATGCACCTCGTTTCCTGAAAAGGGTAACAAATGTTTGTCTGGTACCGCACACAATGAATGGAACAACCGGCCGTAGCGAATGCTTTTTTTTGTTTCTTGCTTAGTCACTGTAGCATTGGCAGACTTCACCTTTCCCAAATTGGAGTGTGTTTTGAGTTATAACACAGAACAGGTGTCCACCTCAATGCGAATTCATAGCTTACACTTCGGTTTTAGTTCTTCCATTGcctattattttgtttttcttttggTGTATTTGTGAACCTAAAAGCCTCACTAAAGACACAGCTGACCACGCTAGGACATTTAACCACCCCTTTATGAGAGTCACTACACCAATCAAATAATGGTTGACACATCCCTCATCCCATAGCACTTTCATATCTCCTGTCATCTTTTCCATCCCTCctctcattttagtcatttagcagacgctcttatccagagccacttacagtagtgaatgcatacatttcaaacattttttcccccgtactggtcccccgtgggaatcgaacccacaaccctggcgttgcaaacaccatgctctaccaactgagccacacgggacctctaGCCCTTGTCTTTTACGCTAGTGTTGTATTTCAAGCCATTGTTTTCCAGCCATTTAATTGTGCGTTTGCCCCCTTTCATCCACCGAGGGGTCTGGAATAGCGTTCTCTCAGTGGCCTGTTTTCAATTTCTCCCCGCCTTGATGATGATGAATGACGGGAGCCAGCAGCTCAATGTTTTCAATCTCTCCATCTGGTTCTCACCTCTCCAAGATTTCCCATAAAATGACTCCTGTTCACCACGTAGCCTGTTCTATTCCATCACTTTGGTGTAGTAGATTTCTGGGGCCATTGCATTATACACTTAAGTCGGGAAATTTTGAAGATATTTTCCCATTTCTTGTCACCTTCCCTACtcccaaatatatatttttaaattcagtaACTCAGTTGCTGGTTGTTGGTGGGCCTAGCaatgaaaccttgattttggcATTTGTAAGCCAAAAGTAATCTCAGTTGTCGCGTCAGACCATATGGGTCTTCATTTATTTAGCATTAAGGCATTGCAAATATGTGGAAGGTATTTACCGACATGGAAACGATTATCCACGTTGTCCTAGGAATTAAAGGTGACTTTGATGCTCCACATCCGCCCAGATGCGGGGGCTATACACTATTAAGTCTTTTGCAGACTGTACGTCGGATTCAGTCTTTTACGATTATTACATCACACTGTGCGGTGTTACCCAATTAAAATCTTGATATCAACCTGGCCAGATTGTACCATTTGCTACAGTTCTGTCACATTCTGTAAACTTTTGTCTGGGACGGGAAAATCGTGGCATAAAACTGCTAAAATCGTATGGTATGTGGGGGGCTTAAGGCATGAGGGATTTTGAGTCGGCAAAAATTATTTACGCGCCTCGATCTGGGGTTAATCCACTAGTCTAGACCATTACTTACCATTAGGTAAGCCTAAGGCCCTCCTCAAATACTTAAAAATGAgtccttcctttccttccttcttaCCCTTTTCAAAAGAGCCTACGTCTTTTTCCTTGTCGCCTTTGCTGTCTGGTAGCTGATCACTCCGCTCAATAAATTAATACAATTTGAGGATTAAAGCAATTTTATTTTGATGGAAGTCAGTTGAGGTCATTGGGTTCTCACATTCCAGATGATTTTATAACATTTACTTGTTGAATTATAGGTTTTCATGGTACTGCAACAAGTTATATTATTACCCACCAACACTTTTTTATCTCTGaatgaagcatatcaacatagaACCAATGGTGGAGATACTGGTGTGTTGGTTCAACACTAAATGCTTTCCAACCGATACTGATGCAGGTTTGATGTGTCTATCCCTTGGCACTTGATGAAACACATGCTATTCTGTGAAGTCTTTTGTTGATTTGCCATGTAAATAAGCTCTTGCTGCTTATGCATTACTTATTGCCACTAAATGCTAGCGGAGTGCAATGCTTGACATCATCCATATGCAATATGCCTACACTCTGAAATGTTGTCTTGACAGTAAAAGCACTTACTATCATTTAGGCTTTCCGGccttatactgtatattattttgttttttacaCTTTATGAATACATAGGCCTAGTTTCTGCTAAGCTGCATCTGTAGGagtcaaatgtttttatttgactTCATATTGATTTAGTAATTTCCTTAATTTGACTTTTAAGATACTTTgaattttttgtcatttagcagacactcttatacagACTTGTAGTATTGATTGCATACATttacatactggtcccccgtggtaatcaaacccacaaccctggcgttataagcaccatgctctaccaactgagctacacgggacctaGAGATTGGTCCCTTTGCTGGCGCTGAAAAAGTGGCACTAAAACAAATTCTCCTTCAGTACTTCACGATATCTTGATATACTGTAAATAGCTGAGGCTTTGGCAGAACCCTTTCAGAAAGTTAGGCTACCCTGTAAATGAACTATAAAATGTCCCCGGCAGACCTCGCAGTGAATGGCTGGAAGAAATGAAGCGTGTCAGCCATTAGCACAGGGGCATTCCAAATACACATCCACATCCGAGAGGTTACACCAGGCCACAGGGTTCCTAGATTAATGAGGATTGGAACCTCACATTCTCCTTGGGACCCCAAGCTTCACTCCGCTGCTTCTGGTGGAAACCTTTTTGGACTGGTGGAGAAACAAGCTCCGCAGATACAATAGAATGGCTCTGTAATTTGACATCAATCCTAAATTATTCTCAGCATTGATCACTGTCCCTAAGCTCCCAAGGACTTACTTTTAAGAATATCGCTCATCTGCCACAAATGGAAGCACCCACTATTTATTTGGAATCTCCTCTATCCTGCCCTTGGCACCTGTTTTAAAGGACATACACAGACAGTGTACCCAGCTTAAGGTATGCCATGGGCACACTGCCTCACCTCTTACATTAACGTGCCATTTCAGTGGTAGTTGCAAAGTCATTGTTTTTGAATGTGGTAAAGACCTGTCAGAGTGGCTGTAGAAGCCATTGACATGATGATGGGCAATCGtgggaaacgtgtgtgtgtgtgtgtgtgtgtgtgtgtgtgtgtgtgtgtgtgtgtgtggtcttgttcCCTGGAGTTTGGCTATGTGACCTTTGCCCAGTGGCATGAATGTCAGTGTGACCTGTGAGTCAGAGCTCAGTGGTGGCTGAAGGCATGGTTATTGGTTGATCAGAGACACGAGGGTGATCAACTGGTAGCTTCTCAAACCTACTAACCATTGACGTCTTGTGATGAGTTCATGGATAATTTGATGATATTGAAGTAAGACAGACAGCTAGACAAATAAACCACATTGACTACCATCAGCAACACACCTTTtcttaaaaatacatgtttatttccTATCCCACCAAACAACATAATATAGAGCTGTACACATTTTACAAAAGACACATTTCCAAAATAAGTGTTTGTTTTCTTACAATAAAATCTGTCATGTACTTCTGATGGAAGTACTTTGGGTGGTTGTTCCCAATCCAGTAGCTCACAAAGGTACATTGCAACACACTTGATGGAtctcttgtctgtgtgtgtgtgtgtgtgtgtgtatatatatatatattattttttttctccatacgtGTAATCAACCTAACCACAGCTTGAGTTATGACTGATAAATAAACCCTATTGCTATGAGACTAGATAGAGGGAAGCAACATCCACTTACCCTAACGGAGCAGTGGTAAAGAGGCTTCGCTAAGGCTTTtaagaaaataaaatatttaaatgataaatacaaaatgaactaCAATTTACAATCAAACATGTTTAAACACATAACACATTCAACCCATAGACATATTCCAGACAATAACAAAGGGGAAAGACAATTTGGTTGCTCAGGTTTGGTTAAATCTGAAGCATGCGCATCATCCAGAGTTTGAAGTCAGAAGAGTTTATGGTTGAAAGTTCTGTGGCCGGATCTTCATCTCCACTCTCTTCAGGGAGTAGTTGGGCCCGTGCCAGCCGTACCAACTGATTCCATCTGTGCTCTTGCTGTGGTCGCCATAACGATAGAACACGCCGTTCAGGTTGGAGTCAGTGCAACAGTTGTACCAGTAACCACCTGTAGGGAAAAAAGGTGAAAATGCAGTCATTGGAAATACATTTGAAGGTGTTAATTCAGTGAGTTAAACCAGAGTTAAGCATTTTGTCCCTGTTGTACCTTTGCGTAATGAAGCACAGTCGTCCACACATTTGTCGTTGTCCTTGCCCTTGGTGCTGAAGTTGGTGTTGTTGTGGTAGCGCAGAGAGTCCCCAGCATTTCCACTGTAGTTGGCGATGAAGAGTTTGTAGCTGTTCAACTCATTTTTCACTGTGAAGTAACTGTACTCTGCATAGCGGGTCTGGCCTTCCCAGTCCTGGGGAACAGGCAAAAGAAACACTACATGATTTAGATATTTGCTGCACATCTTGTGGTAAAACTATGCAACTGAGAATATTGAACTACGGTTCTAACTTTTGGTGGAGCAAGAGGTTTACCACTTGACCATGAGTTTTCTTTTTACTGTGTTTGTATCTTTAGTCTCCTGGCCCTGGATAAACCCTCCCAGTTAGGCTACCCTATCTGGTCCTTTGTACCTCCATCTCTATCCTTAGTATGCTGGGCTGCCTTGTCAGACGGAAGATGTTTTCATTGCCTAGCCAGAAGTCTCCGCGGATGTTGCCAAAGCCATTTTTGTACTGCTTCCAGTCGCGGTTGAAGGAGGTCAGGCCCACCTTGCGTCTCTGGATAAGCGTCCAGCCACCACCATTGCTCTCCATGTCACAGAAGACCTGCCATTATACAGAGACTTCAATGTAGCAGGGATGTGGGaatgtaaaactttttttttgtagTTCCAGAGTTATCACTTACGTTAATCTCAGGGGTCCCCAGGAAGTCATCTGCAGGCAGTTTGTACTCCCCAGAGATCTTGTAGTTCTTGGTGTACAGGGATGCACAGTCGTAGATGGCATCTAGAAAAGAAAAGGTTATGTCATTAGAGATGGCCAAACCAGATGCTGTTTCATGGTGGGTTTTAAAAATGCAAATTGGCAAACGGTATAATGGGAATAGATGTCTGCCAGAGAAGTCAAAGAATTTTGGATAGAAGGATATTATACACAGCATGGTTATATTTTTTTGCATAGTTCTCTCTATTGTTTCTGTGATGGTATGGTGATGCCATTTGTGGTGCTTTGAGATCACTGGGGAGTAATGGATTCAATGCATCAAAAAGGGATCAAGTGTTTTCATGGCTAGAGGCTGGAGTGGAAACGCCACTCTAATCTTTCCTTTTCTTCCTGCTCTGCTTACCTGTCTGCACAGTGTCTGTATAATTTGCAGAGTCATTATAAAGCGCTTCTCTGTTCACTGTGGCAGCATCA encodes:
- the LOC115168972 gene encoding angiopoietin-related protein 7; translated protein: MSLRTVALSVTLLLLVLTEAWAQNPRKRLAPPKPPKAQCCDEVRSLKVQVANLTSLLEELGRKQETDLMNVVRQMIELDKQNRQQESRVTEAESKYSEINNQVEIMQLQAAQSVTQTTSDAIYDCASLYTKNYKISGEYKLPADDFLGTPEINVFCDMESNGGGWTLIQRRKVGLTSFNRDWKQYKNGFGNIRGDFWLGNENIFRLTRQPSILRIEMEDWEGQTRYAEYSYFTVKNELNSYKLFIANYSGNAGDSLRYHNNTNFSTKGKDNDKCVDDCASLRKGGYWYNCCTDSNLNGVFYRYGDHSKSTDGISWYGWHGPNYSLKRVEMKIRPQNFQP